GATCCGTATAGTTGCATGAACGTCCGCGATCTCGCGTGATTATGTACAAGATAAACAAATTGCGCGCACGGATGCAGCAGTTTCAGCGTAAAGAATTCATTGCGTGTGCTTACACTCGTATTAACGAACAAATGTCTCGACGGTCGGCCATTTGCATCCCCGCCGTTCGGGACCGAGCACGGCGGGGACGGAAACTCCCGATTAAAGCGATTCGCAGTTGCGTGTAATTTTTCGTCCCGTTTCCCTCCTTTCGTCGAACGCGAATACTCGTTCCGTTTCGAGAATCTAATCTCGTTGCTCGACAGACAACAGAAATCGGGGGAAAAGTGTCCGTACACCGCGAACGTTTCATCGCGATTCCTAATTCCAGTGCAACGCTCGGTGAAATAATTTCCTATCGAATCATTTTACCAAGAATTCGGCCCACTACAGATCcttaaaaatattcctttaaaaattaaacgttACGTTAAAATTACCGAAAGCAATAGAAAGCGGTGTACGAGTATCTTTTCCCCCCTCTCCGTTTGACTGCGACTTTAAACTTTCATCGAGATcctcgaaaaaaaagagaaaagaaaaggaagaagaattaagagaaaaaaacaaaaagaatttgATATGCATGTTACTATCATGCACGGAAAGGCAAAGCATGTTACTGCTATTCAGTGTCGGCATGACGTTCGAACGAAAACAATACGTCGAGAATTCGAATCATTGGGAACGCGTGATTCAACTATAACGTGAGAATATCTTCCCTTTTCGCGCAGGGTCGTTCGAAAGCTTCGACGTGAAGCTATTATTATACTGCTGCCGATAGTCAGCGAAGAGATTTGATTGTTCCGACAACAAGAAGCTGTCCGTCGACGGGTGTGTATGCCACATAATTTACTTAACCTACGGATCCTTACTCTATGGCGTTGCTAGTGTGATCCCCGTCATCACATTGCACAATAATATGATACAAAAGTAACTCATTTTTGTACATACTTTCACGAGAGAGTGTTTTCGTATCGTTTTCGTTTCATTCGTGTACTCGTTATTATCGTTCGCGCACGATAAATCCTCCCCGCCCGTAATTCTCAGTCGTAACTAATCGTTGAGTCGTGCTGCGTTCGCGTCTCGGACCACGGCGAAAAACACTAAAGGCTCCTGAAAAGCGCGCGTCACGGTGACGTCGTCGCGTTCTCGGAACGCGTGATTTCGTTTAGCATTTTTCAAACGGTCCAAAATACTATTATTCGTAGAAAACCGAACGCAGAGCTTTCTCCGCTCCACGCTCTGAAAGCACCTACAAACGTGAAATCGTATTGCACCAGCTCGGTCCAATTGGGAACGTGAACGTTCCCGTGTCGACGGAGGttcatacaaaaaaaaaacagaaaaaaaacgaCCAACACTGGTTACACTGCCATACTGGATCGACACAATTCGCGCCCCTCGTTTTCCCTTCATTGAATAGTACTTGGCACAACAGTCACTTTACTGTATTGTTCGTCGGACTGTCCAGTGGTGTTCTGCGGCAGCGGCTTCTCGAATCTCTCGTGCTGCACGTACGGCGACGACACCGTCGACGACCTGTACTGGTCCAGCTTCGGATTCTCCGCTATAGTAACGTAACCAGTGTTCTGTTTGCTGGCGATGATCGGCTTGTCGATGTCCAGCTTGCCGGTCGGCTTCGTTCCGCCGGTCTGCCAGCAGTGAGGATACGCGGTGTCCTCCTCGCCCCTGTCTTCTATCGTCTCCGTCGTTTCCGGCTTTCCCAGCTGTTGCTGTTGCAATATCTGGAAAACGGAGCTGGCAAGCACATAGGGTTTCGAGCCGTCGGCCGCAGAGGACTCGGGCGGGCTCGGTTTAGGCGACGACTCCGAGGCAGCCGGTTGGAAGCTCGGTTTCTTCAGCACCTCGGAAATCGAGGACACAGAAACGTACGGCTTCGACGTGGTGTCCAGCGTGGATGGCAAAGACGTTGGACTGGCGAACGAGGATACGAACGGTTTGTTGCACGCGTCGGTTAGAGACGTCGAAGCGAACGGAGTGGCCATTGTGGTACTCCTTGTGCCGTCCATACCACTCAGAGTGAACGGTTTCTTCAGCGAGTCGATTAGGCCTGTTTGCACGTAAGGCTTCGAAGTTTTGTCGCTGGTAGAGAATGGCGTTAACGTCTCCAGTTTCGCTTTGTTCGACTCCGTAAACGCCAGGTCGTCCAGATCGCGCAGGGTCTCGATGGTCTTCTTGTCTTTCTGCTTCTGCTCCAAGGAAGCCAGAGTTATGTACGCATTCGCAGCTTTCGTCTCTGCTTTGATCGGTATCAGTGTATTCGCGGTAGGTTCTGCTAGATCCGTGTTGTCTTCGGATTTTGATTTCACCGGCTTGGGGACTGCTCCTATGACACTGTAACCACCGGCTGTTGCCGTCTCTTTGGGAACGGGACTCGGGTTACTCGATAGCTCCTCTGAAGATGGCATACTCATGTAACCGGTCGACGACCAAGTGTGTTGAGATGTTGTGTAACCCGTGCTGTCGGTTAAGTTAGGCGTGGACCGTGCCAGAGACAATGAGTCCCCGATTATTGGCTCTCCGGACTTCGCAACTTTCACGTACGAATTCCAGCGTTCCGTGTCCGCTGTGAATCCGGGTCTGGTCACTCCGACGTTCCGTTGACGTAAACTCGACGATTCACAGGGCAGCAACGTTTCCATTAATTTGTTCGGCGACACTGGTATTGGGTCTATCTCTGTGCCACTGTCGCTTGAAACTTGAGAGTCGGATGTGAGAGAAGAGGTGACGGACTCCTGACCGCTCGAACAGCCGCTCGAATCCGCGGACGATTGCCTTATGTGTGGTTCACCCACTTTTTGAAGAAGCTTCTATAATAAACATTGACAAACCATAAATAATGAAGACTTTCGATTAAACGTACACTAGTTATTTCTCGAAGAATGATACGTTACCATATTAGGCGCTAATCCCGGTGGTAATTTGACTTCAACGTCCTGCATGGCTTTACACTTCAACCAcattctataataaataaatcgcaaGTAAGGTGACGTTTgttttacagaatattttttaccagGGGGGTTCACATACCTCTTCGACACGTGTCCAAGACAGAAAAGTATCGCCACCATACTAATACCTCCTATCACCCATATCATGACCCAGACACCGAACGATGGTCCTATGACATAACCGATTTGTCAATTAGTATCttcaatataaaagaaaattgataatgTCAGAATTAAGAATGCAGTAATTGTATTACCATCACTGTAACAGTTTCCTTCTCCGGGTTCAGACCACGGTCCCTTCAAATGCATGTTGTCGGGCACAATATTGACAGCTCTCACGCGAAACTGGTATAACCGTTCCCTGCCCACTGTCTTGCAATCAGGGATAGGCAGTTGGGCCTCTGTAATGACGTATCGAAGACGTTAAACACAGGAATATTTTGCTAGCAAagaaatttcctttttattgaTGTTACCTGTTTTAGTACTATTCTGTATATCACCATCACTGGAAGATATTTCATAGTAATTCAAATAGCCGCCCGCGTTTTGAGGCCTCTTCCACATAACGACCACTTGGCTGGAGTTCATGAATCGTACACTAGGCACCTCGATCCTTCCAGGTAGACCAATCTTTGTGACGTTGTAGATCGGCTGTGATTTCTTGCTGCAAGACACAGTACATGCTGCGACGCTGACACTGTAATTCGTGTGGACCATTAGATTCTTCAGTTCCACGTGATTAGCTTCCTCCACTTTCTGTGCATCCCTGTTGTAATACACTTCATAGTATCTCAGAACACCGTTCATAGCGTCCGGAGGTTTCCATGTAATGAACATGGTCGTGTTGGTCACGTTGATAACCTTGACATCTTGCGGAGGAGTTGTCGGTGCATCTTCCAGTGTCGTGTTGTATAAAGGATCGCTGTGCAATCCCTCTGTATTCTTCGTTAGTACAGCAACAGACAACATGTAAGTTGTATAAGGCTTCAAATTCGTGACTATTCCGTGAATGGTATGGGGATCCTTTATCGTTGTATTCAGCTTCGGTCCTTTACAGTTTAAGTTGTACGGTGATACGATAGGACAATAGTATATGTTGAATCCCTCCACGATTCCAATGCGATCGGAGCAATCCAGTTTCCAACCGACCTCGATGAAATTGGAGCCAATTCGGTTTATCCAAACGGACTTCATTTTTCCAACGATATTGTCGTGGATCACTGTACACGAGGCCCACACCATTCCACTGCTCGCCTTCTGAGTATTCGCTGAGATCGCGAATTGGTACACTTTCATAGGATCCGGTACAGTCATGTTGTATATCGTTGTATCCTTGGACACATGCACCCAATCCAGATAACcctgaaaatatcaatttcgacATGAATAGATTTCAATTATCGAATATCTGGCTGTTGTTGATGATTACATACAGTGCACTGATAAGGACGATCGCGGTCGTTATCGCACCAAAAAATTGTGTAATTCATGATTTCTGTGCTCATAATAGGCGGCTTCCAAGACAGCTCGTACAAGCCCCCGTGAAATGCGATTTTTGTAAACGCTATTGGCCCATCAGGTACTGTAAGATTTACATATATACGTTAAATCTTCTGTCGTGTAACAAATACCTAAACGAATGTGCAGGGATTAAGAAACTACTAATTTCGTTAGTCCTTTATGATCTTACTTTCGTATTGACTAGGAACAAAAATTTTAGCACGCTCCTTGTTTATTCCAACAACGTTCTTTGTAACGATTTCAAATCTGTAACTGTTAAAGCTAATTCCTTTGAACTTAGCATACGTATTTGTCGTCTCATTGGGAACAAGCGACACTTTTCGGCCGCTCTCCTCAACGTGATCAATCTTATACGTGAAATTGTCACCATTCTGCAAGTAGTCCGGTATAGTTTGCCAATACAGATACACATCTCTGCTAGCACTGTTCTCCGCTACTTCAAAGCTTCCGATATCGGTTTTTGGAGGACCGCCAGGTACTAAAATATATCAAGTACATGGAAattaagaggaaaaaaagaacgtCCCGAGGTATACTTACTAGCAAATGACCCTTACCTTTTGGTGGTGTTCTGAACGCAACAACGCTAAACTCGCTCCATTTATCATCCCCTATCGCAACAGCACTTTTCGTGGAAACACGTACATCGTAGCCGGTATTAGCGTACTCTAATCCAGTCAGATTATAGTATCTTTTGTGCATGTGGCTgtcatttgtaatattaattacctaatagaaaattgtgatcaatacaaaattcattagaataattctttgacattgaaaatattctattatatatgtatatatattcacCTGCCAGGTATCTTCAGAATGCCAGTGATTCTGATACATTATTTTATGGTATAAACCAGGTGGAAAGTTCTGCATAGGAAAAGGCACGCTCCAGTGCAATAACGCGCTGTCTGATGTTTTATTAATCACCGACAAATTCGCTGGTTTTGCGGGAATAACTAGAAACGGTTATATTGTAATTAGAATCAGAGTGATTTTAATCCACTTCCAAgcgtaaaaataatgaataccaACCGTGAGCGAAATggtgaaatttatattgaaaactgGCATTTCCTAGTACATTTTCCACATTTAATATGAACGTATAATATTCGTACGGCTGGCGGTAAATCGGGTTTGTAGTTGTATCCCACAGACACGTATTCGGTGGCAATGGTTTCGGGTTTTCTTTTGGGCACGGATATAACTTGCGTCCTCCCGCTCTTCCCGGCAATTTAAATACAAGCGTAAATCTCGTTGTAACATAATTCTGGACGGGAACCCATGAACAGTTCATATTCTCCCAATTGTGAGATACGCAAGAGAAGTTCAGTGGCTCTTTAGGCTTGTCTgttaataagaattataattaaaaactgatTTCTCATCTTTCAAAGAAACGTATTTATGTGCTGTATTACTCATTTCccttataaattcttttttccaaGGAATTCAGGAATTTCTATTGAACGTatgattcaattgaaaatccTTTAAAAAGTAAGTGAGTTTAAAGTACATATGGTTCTAAATGGTCCTCTTTGTATAGAAAGGTCTCTCCATCAATGAGCTTATCTCTCACATGATAGTCAAAGATGGATTCCAAGATTCAAAGCATATTAAATGATACTTCTACAACTCTAATGAATGCAGTCTTTTATTTCCATCAAATACTTTCTGACCTGTCCAGATAAGCACATATTTGAATGATACTATTTAACGCTGAAACTGCCAGACCAAAGAGATAACAGATGTCTCtctgagaaatattaaaaaaattgagttaccaatacgcaaactgaattgtaaatcgattgaatCCCAAgagatacactcttggagtttctatggagaaatttcaaaaagtaaatttaactgtttggtagttttaatgttaagaaagAATTCAAACTGCAAATGCAATTCTGAATCAATGACTGAATAAATGAAACAGCATTAATTAGAAAGCAATACTTACATCCTACTACAACTTTGTTCAAACAAACTGCTTCATATTGTTTGTTATAATCATTCTGCAGCCTCAATTTACAGTAATACATGTCCTCTGCGGGTGGAGGTCTTTCCACATCCAACGATATTGTAGTTTCATTAATGACTGTAATATATTGTGGTTCCATCTCTTTCTTATTTCGGAAGAATACAAGGTCCGTAGCATTTTTTCCGGGGAATTCAGAATCCACGAACGTACGATTCAATatacaaagtatttttaatggttGACCATATTCAAGGACAATATCCCCTTGAGGCCAAGTTCCTTAAGAGAGAAGTTTACGTGTTAACAATGATTGCTGGTTATATaacttattttaacaatttcttagcTTTCTCTAAATTTCAGTCTACATTGCACTTTCAGTGCATTAAATATAGATATGTGCATTTAGCTCCTACACTAGAATTCCAAAACAAGAAGAAAGGTGCACGTTGTATTTATAAACTCAGCTATTCTAGACAGGTTCATGGAATAGTTACTTATTATGTTTATTGGTTTCAAACTTACTTCCAGGTGTTTTGAGACCGATCGCACACTGATTGAGATCTGCACTGCATAACGATGtacacaataaaacaataaaagagATTAAAAATGTTCTCCAAAAACAATTCCGCCACTGTGTACCAACTTTTTTAGTGGTAGGTAATAACAACTTTCTATCTGCTGGAGCTTTCCGCAAATTGCATGTATTAGAACAGACATAGCTATTCGAgatttgtttctgtttttcaaGATGCATTATATCACAAGTACAGATAAAACGATTAACATCTTTGCTTGACACACAACGATTAAGCAAACATATTCTAGAAGAATGTTCGATAGCTGCTGAACATTCAGCTGCATTGCATGATTCATTTTGTATCCTATTGACACTATCGTTCTCCACAGGGAGATTGTTACTTATATCATGCTCATCATGTTTTTTACATTGCTCCGAATCACAGCACAGGGTGTCTGTCATTCTATGCACATCCGAAGATCTAGCAACATCatgtttcaatacactttcccAACCTGACAGTGATGATTGAAACATTTCTTGTAGGAGTCTTTTGGGGTCTGCTTTGGTCGAAGACATCTTGCACTCCCATCACTGAAAAGACATACAAAGATACACCAATTACTAAAAAGTGATGTTACTGACGATATTTGACTATGGTAGCACTAATAACAAAAAGTACTAAAGTGTGTAGAAAATAAGTACCAAAGtgcaagaaaatgaaaactgaagtGTTCATTGATGAGACTCAACTGTATAGTGTCGAAGCCAAAGTGAGACTGAATCAGGAAACTCTGTCCTTATACTTGATAAAGATAAGGCAGTCATTAATGAGATGGAATACAGTTCTGATTGACAAATCCTAGGTCatgacattttattt
The window above is part of the Nomia melanderi isolate GNS246 chromosome 2, iyNomMela1, whole genome shotgun sequence genome. Proteins encoded here:
- the dome gene encoding cytokine receptor domeless isoform X2; the protein is MSSTKADPKRLLQEMFQSSLSGWESVLKHDVARSSDVHRMTDTLCCDSEQCKKHDEHDISNNLPVENDSVNRIQNESCNAAECSAAIEHSSRICLLNRCVSSKDVNRFICTCDIMHLEKQKQISNSYVCSNTCNLRKAPADRKLLLPTTKKVGTQWRNCFWRTFLISFIVLLCTSLCSADLNQCAIGLKTPGRTWPQGDIVLEYGQPLKILCILNRTFVDSEFPGKNATDLVFFRNKKEMEPQYITVINETTISLDVERPPPAEDMYYCKLRLQNDYNKQYEAVCLNKVVVGYKPKEPLNFSCVSHNWENMNCSWVPVQNYVTTRFTLVFKLPGRAGGRKLYPCPKENPKPLPPNTCLWDTTTNPIYRQPYEYYTFILNVENVLGNASFQYKFHHFAHVIPAKPANLSVINKTSDSALLHWSVPFPMQNFPPGLYHKIMYQNHWHSEDTWQVINITNDSHMHKRYYNLTGLEYANTGYDVRVSTKSAVAIGDDKWSEFSVVAFRTPPKVPGGPPKTDIGSFEVAENSASRDVYLYWQTIPDYLQNGDNFTYKIDHVEESGRKVSLVPNETTNTYAKFKGISFNSYRFEIVTKNVVGINKERAKIFVPSQYEIPDGPIAFTKIAFHGGLYELSWKPPIMSTEIMNYTIFWCDNDRDRPYQCTGYLDWVHVSKDTTIYNMTVPDPMKVYQFAISANTQKASSGMVWASCTVIHDNIVGKMKSVWINRIGSNFIEVGWKLDCSDRIGIVEGFNIYYCPIVSPYNLNCKGPKLNTTIKDPHTIHGIVTNLKPYTTYMLSVAVLTKNTEGLHSDPLYNTTLEDAPTTPPQDVKVINVTNTTMFITWKPPDAMNGVLRYYEVYYNRDAQKVEEANHVELKNLMVHTNYSVSVAACTVSCSKKSQPIYNVTKIGLPGRIEVPSVRFMNSSQVVVMWKRPQNAGGYLNYYEISSSDGDIQNSTKTEAQLPIPDCKTVGRERLYQFRVRAVNIVPDNMHLKGPWSEPGEGNCYSDGPSFGVWVMIWVIGGISMVAILFCLGHVSKRMWLKCKAMQDVEVKLPPGLAPNMLLQKVGEPHIRQSSADSSGCSSGQESVTSSLTSDSQVSSDSGTEIDPIPVSPNKLMETLLPCESSSLRQRNVGVTRPGFTADTERWNSYVKVAKSGEPIIGDSLSLARSTPNLTDSTGYTTSQHTWSSTGYMSMPSSEELSSNPSPVPKETATAGGYSVIGAVPKPVKSKSEDNTDLAEPTANTLIPIKAETKAANAYITLASLEQKQKDKKTIETLRDLDDLAFTESNKAKLETLTPFSTSDKTSKPYVQTGLIDSLKKPFTLSGMDGTRSTTMATPFASTSLTDACNKPFVSSFASPTSLPSTLDTTSKPYVSVSSISEVLKKPSFQPAASESSPKPSPPESSAADGSKPYVLASSVFQILQQQQLGKPETTETIEDRGEEDTAYPHCWQTGGTKPTGKLDIDKPIIASKQNTGYVTIAENPKLDQYRSSTVSSPYVQHERFEKPLPQNTTGQSDEQYSKVTVVPSTIQ
- the dome gene encoding cytokine receptor domeless isoform X1; translation: MSSTKADPKRLLQEMFQSSLSGWESVLKHDVARSSDVHRMTDTLCCDSEQCKKHDEHDISNNLPVENDSVNRIQNESCNAAECSAAIEHSSRICLLNRCVSSKDVNRFICTCDIMHLEKQKQISNSYVCSNTCNLRKAPADRKLLLPTTKKVGTQWRNCFWRTFLISFIVLLCTSLCSADLNQCAIGLKTPGRTWPQGDIVLEYGQPLKILCILNRTFVDSEFPGKNATDLVFFRNKKEMEPQYITVINETTISLDVERPPPAEDMYYCKLRLQNDYNKQYEAVCLNKVVVGYKPKEPLNFSCVSHNWENMNCSWVPVQNYVTTRFTLVFKLPGRAGGRKLYPCPKENPKPLPPNTCLWDTTTNPIYRQPYEYYTFILNVENVLGNASFQYKFHHFAHVIPAKPANLSVINKTSDSALLHWSVPFPMQNFPPGLYHKIMYQNHWHSEDTWQVINITNDSHMHKRYYNLTGLEYANTGYDVRVSTKSAVAIGDDKWSEFSVVAFRTPPKVPGGPPKTDIGSFEVAENSASRDVYLYWQTIPDYLQNGDNFTYKIDHVEESGRKVSLVPNETTNTYAKFKGISFNSYRFEIVTKNVVGINKERAKIFVPSQYEIPDGPIAFTKIAFHGGLYELSWKPPIMSTEIMNYTIFWCDNDRDRPYQCTGYLDWVHVSKDTTIYNMTVPDPMKVYQFAISANTQKASSGMVWASCTVIHDNIVGKMKSVWINRIGSNFIEVGWKLDCSDRIGIVEGFNIYYCPIVSPYNLNCKGPKLNTTIKDPHTIHGIVTNLKPYTTYMLSVAVLTKNTEGLHSDPLYNTTLEDAPTTPPQDVKVINVTNTTMFITWKPPDAMNGVLRYYEVYYNRDAQKVEEANHVELKNLMVHTNYSVSVAACTVSCSKKSQPIYNVTKIGLPGRIEVPSVRFMNSSQVVVMWKRPQNAGGYLNYYEISSSDGDIQNSTKTEAQLPIPDCKTVGRERLYQFRVRAVNIVPDNMHLKGPWSEPGEGNCYSDGPSFGVWVMIWVIGGISMVAILFCLGHVSKRMWLKCKAMQDVEVKLPPGLAPNMKLLQKVGEPHIRQSSADSSGCSSGQESVTSSLTSDSQVSSDSGTEIDPIPVSPNKLMETLLPCESSSLRQRNVGVTRPGFTADTERWNSYVKVAKSGEPIIGDSLSLARSTPNLTDSTGYTTSQHTWSSTGYMSMPSSEELSSNPSPVPKETATAGGYSVIGAVPKPVKSKSEDNTDLAEPTANTLIPIKAETKAANAYITLASLEQKQKDKKTIETLRDLDDLAFTESNKAKLETLTPFSTSDKTSKPYVQTGLIDSLKKPFTLSGMDGTRSTTMATPFASTSLTDACNKPFVSSFASPTSLPSTLDTTSKPYVSVSSISEVLKKPSFQPAASESSPKPSPPESSAADGSKPYVLASSVFQILQQQQLGKPETTETIEDRGEEDTAYPHCWQTGGTKPTGKLDIDKPIIASKQNTGYVTIAENPKLDQYRSSTVSSPYVQHERFEKPLPQNTTGQSDEQYSKVTVVPSTIQ